In Euphorbia lathyris chromosome 2, ddEupLath1.1, whole genome shotgun sequence, the sequence GCTAACGAGACTCTCTCTAAGTTTAGGAAGTCTAGGCTTGTCAATGGAGCGTGTAATACCCATATCCATTGGGTCCCGCCCTATTAAGTTGGGGAATCCTCACTGCCCATTTTTACAGGGTTAGAGATGGGAAGAAAAATTATCCCCATTCTTGATGATGAGTTAGAGATAGTAATAGTTATTCTCGTCCCATGGGGATTCCCAACCCATTACCGTTagggctcgtttggttcgcggaatagaggaggaatagaatagcctattcctaaagaatagctattcccacctttggttgattttttttatggaatagctattccatggaatccctattccttgatttcatggaatagctattcttcaatttagattaggaatagcctattcctaatattatatttttgtaatttacaaaattatcctccattaaatcatcaatcttctctctaatcactttcccaaatcttataaattttggtcaatccataatttatatcatataaaacgtgaaaaatggaaaaatgttacaaacacgagaatatgcaaaaaattaaaaaatgcgaaaaacatgaaaacgtgaacagATGCGAAAAACAAGAAGACacgaaaaaaaaaagcaaacacacgaaaaacacaaaataggaatagcgcgaaaaagtgacaaaacacgaaatattaaaaaacgtgaaaaataaaaacacgaaaatgcgaaaaaatacgaaaaatgctaaaacacaaaaacgtgacaatatgtgaaaaacatgaaaatgcgaaaaacgcaaacaaaacacgaaaacgttaaaacacaaaaatatgaaaaaatacaaaaaacatggaaaaatgtgaataacacgaaaaagtaacaaaatacgaaaaatacaaaaacacgaaaaaaaaaacaaaaaggggaaaacccgaaaaactaaaacgtgaaaatcgaaaaaatgcaaaataaaacacaataacatgacaaaacgtgaaaaatacgaaaacgtgaacaaatggaaaaaacaagaaaacttggaaaacacgaaaaaacataaaaaaaacgttataaacgcatttttcgtgtttttaacactttttcatgttttcgtgtttttcgattttttcacgtttttcattttttttcacattttcgtgtttttcacttttttcatgtttttgtgttttttacggtttgcacattttttttatgttttttcatattttgcgtgtgtgtgtgtgtttttttttgtgttaacacgtttatatgttttcgcgttttcactcttttccacttttatctcattttttcttttgtttttctgtttttaatgttttttttgtgcttttacattttgtttttttacctctcttttttcgtgtttttacaatttttccgttttcatgttcttattgttttttcgtttttaatatatttttcgtgtttttttcgtctttcgtgtttcccatttttctattttttatatattttttaaaataatatatattaaatatttgaacaatttatagtaaaaaattaaaattttaaaagaaataagaaattacatttgaggataatattgtctttttaataaaaaaaattatctattccattctaccttattccaccaaccaaacataggaatagtaatttctaagaatttctattccattctttgctATTTTATTCCTTTGGAATAATCATTCTATTCCATTTcattctattccgcgaaccaaacggcacctTAGGGTTACTCATGGGAATACATATTAAAATGTAAtattgatataaaaaaaattatattttatattatatatatatattacatactaATATAATttgcaaaagaaaaaataatccatccacaaaaaaaaaaaaaaaatcctaaaatgcAATTATATCTATAGTCTATAGAATCCACTTTTAATAGAATTAtaacttttctctttttcaattGAATTTTAAACAACTAAAACTTCCTAATTCTTAATCTCCtattaaaagaaattttcaatttCGATTAGGGTtataaaaattctaaattcttATTTAATTCAAACTTATAAATTGGGAAGCCATATTCCACAATTTTCACTTGATTCATCAAATTGGTTTGCTCATCTCTATTCTTCGTATAATAAGTCAAGATGATTTACTTCTCAActatattcttttatttgttgtcTGGTTTAGTCATTATCAGATATTACACAATTTTACgtatttttctaaaataaaatatatttaataaaacgtACATATTTGATATTAGTCtagaaaaaaattacaaaatggaGAGAATATATCTATGGGGATCTCCATTACCCACTGGTACGGAGCTTGGGACAAAATTATGCTTATTGTTTTTAACGGTGTGGGAATGGGGAATTGCTTGCTCCATTGATAAGCCTAAAGAAGTCAATCGTTATTGGTGTTTATGCTCCTATTGTAGTATTAATATAAATAGCATGGTACATGTGGCTtgaattcataatcaaattatgTCGCATCAATTTCTCAGCCCATAGTTAGCTGgaggacaaaaaaaaatgaaaattgatcAGCCTAGAGTGGCTTGATATTTTTAGTAGGATAagaattcatttatttttatagtacAGGCTGCTCTAGTCCCAAAGAACACCTTTTTATCCTTTTGCGAATAGAGTACGGAAGGAGTATTTTTGAAAGAATTTGATTTGTGGTTGGATTGAGTTGGGTTGTGAAATAAGGGTAATATATAATTAAGAGACGAAGACTTCCCAAATACCAATTTTGGAAGTTGTTTATATCTATAATTCTATATCAACTGCATTTGTGTCGGAATCTACACATCTCATTACAAAAGCATGAAACTTGTTGCGTCTTCATGTCTTTTCAATTGGAACATCAGAAAACAGATTTCTGTCATCCTTGCCGTTTGCAAACTCCCATAAAGTTAGACAATATTGATGTGTATCAGCTGCAAGCATAATAACCATTCAATTCTTGGATTCTGCGTCAACATTTCTCTCCCCCTTGCAGCCAAAGCAGCTCAACTTCAGGCCACATCATTTCAGGAATAGTAATCCAAAATAGTTTCTCAATTCTCACTCACTGTACCATTGCATCCCAATTCAAATGTTTCGCCTGTGATGGGATGCACTATCCGTGCACTTGAGGATCTAAGATCAATCCTCTGAAATATGGCAGGACAGAACTTGCCTGCTCCAAATGCTGCAGAGGAACTTGTGAAAATACACATTGCAGGAAGAACGATGAAAAAACATTACTCCGAATCTGGGTTCTTTCGAGAATATGCTAGCACCATTACAAAATCCTTGGCTGATGAACCAATGGATGCTGCTACGCGTTCTGATGTTGATATTGTCTGTATCCAAAGATCGACTAAATTGTACAACAATAATGTAGGTAGGACTGGTTGTCCCATACATTTGATCTCAACCTGCAATACCGAAACTAACAAAAATGATCACCAGAAATAGCCACCTTTATAAGAcaacaaagaaagaaaagatgAACCACATTGTCATTTTTATAAGACAGCATTTGATTATCTTAGTGACTAGTCATATGTTGCCGAAACCTGTCAACATTTCTAACATATGAATAACGCCCAAATGGCATATCGAATTCAGCAATAACACttcattaaataataaaatagttcAAATCTTGAAGTTTGGTGATTCCTGATTTAGCTAAAATGTTATGAAGAAGAAAATTTCAGAAGTTTCTCTAACCTCAGCTTCACTTGCAAGATCAAGTTTCTTCATCAGGTACTTCTGGATAAAAGAAACTGGTAAATTTCCATTCCTGCCACAGGTCGAAATAAGTTCATTGCTTTCCCTTTATGCTAATACAAATTTCTCATGTCTCAAAGTAAGTAAAGTACTGAttacaagaaaagaaaaaaagaaaccgAGTACTCTAACAATtaattcaaaaccaaattctCAAAGAGTACAAAATTTTCAAAGGAAATTTAGAAAACATTTAGTTGGTTTAGATGTGGCTCAacatgaaatttaaaaatcttAAGTGGCGCATTCAAGACAAGCAATTAGTAACATAGGATCACGAGGTTATTGGAAACTAATTCTACAAAATCATTGGTGctatatatgtgtgtgtaaTAATAAAACTATCAAAAATCAATTGATTCAGAAGATGCAAAAGAAGAATGCAACGAGAAAGCCAAAAGGAACTCACTTTATCCTCAAGTAATTTGTTGGAATTTGCGGCAAGGGTGCATCTCCTTCCCTGAAAaagaaaattgataaaattaagaCTCCAGTcaaaagaaaaattagaaaaaacacataaaatgCTAATTACTGCAGAAGTTAGAAATTGAAAAGGATTCTCACTGGTCTTCAGAAGCTACTAGTGAAAACCAAACTGGAGAACAAGTTCTTCTTTCAAGCTTTACACTGGCAGCATCCAGCACCGATTGGGATGAAATGTCTGAATCCCCAAACTTAACTGCTTTTCTTCGGCGAATCCTGCGCAACCTTTTAGGTGTTGCTTGATCTGAGGGTACAGCGGATGTCTTATTTTTCTCATCCTCTACATTTGATTTGTCTTTGTTTTCCTTGAATTTTGTTCTCCTCACTTGAGGTTCATTTTGCCGATTTTGAGTAGATTCAGATTTCACATTAGAAACTTGTGAGGAAGCCTTGAAAGACTTGGTCCTATTTGCAACTTCAACTAAACAATTTAGTGGTTGCCAGAGATCTAATTTACCATTCCATGATTCAGCACCATTTTCTCCCCCATTATTAGAAGCAAAACGGGTAACCTCAATAGAGGAAGAATTCTGCACAAGTCAAAtgtgtgttttttaaaacaaattagtAGTATAAAGCAAGTGCACAACACTTCTCAAACCACCACGAAGAAATTAGAGAATATGTAGCATCCCTATGACAGTGTACTCACTGAAAGCAATTGAAAAACAAAGGTTGACATTTTTTACCTGCCTTGTGTTCTGTTTGAACTTATTCACAGTTTCAGGGGAACTTGTGTTCTTTAGATTATCTTCCGCAGGATATTCCTCATTTTTAATGTGTTTCTCAGTAGGAAAACTGCAACCTCGCAAAGCAGTTGCTTTTCTCTGCACATGTTTTGTTCTTCTTCCAGTTGTTGTCTGCGTTGATACCTTGGGGGCACTAACTACCAATGATGAAAGTGATCTCTCTTTCCTTCTGACTGGTAATGCAACTGAGGTTGCAACTTCAGGTGCCTCTACCTTTCTTCTTTTGAATGGAAAAATCTTGGCCCTCACATCTTGCAAATTGTGGTCTGGCCTGAATATCATATATCAGCATTATGCCTCAATTCAGAATAATTTGTAAAACAATAATTTCCGTACCAAAATGTATATATAAACCTTGAGATGAGCACATAACAGCTTCATTTCATTAAAATAGATACCTCAACAAAGAATATTTCCAGTCACCATATTAACATCAATCTCATCCTCCCCGAAATTCAGAGACAAAAGAAGTACGAGTAGAAATCCAGTCATTCCtcgaaattacagaaaaatagCACCAATAAGATAAAACAGTGCACAAGCATGATGCACAGGTTAGCCATCCAAACAGATCAATACACTTGCTGACTACTACTGTATGCGAATGCAGCAAGGGATAGTTTTCTCCAGCTTTCTGAATAAGCACCTACAAGAAAGTAGGTTTTCCACCATATATATGTGGGGGAATCAGGAATGCTGCTTCAGAAATGTAGGCAAGTGCTGGAATCCTGAATCTCTTATAAAAGCATACAGCTTGATGCAAATAGCTCCCGGAAATTTcttttggttcattttcttcaaATCATATGATGTAGCTCATTGCTTCTAGACAACTTATTGTTAGCACGTGAATAGTGTAACAATCTTCAATGAAAAATTTTCTGCAGAATTTATCAAGATTTATGCCTCACGTCCATAGTGTAGTTATTCCAGATTATGTCATCTTTCTGTGTTTGAGTATATTCAGACATACCTATCTTCGGAAAAATGTGTCATGATCTCTCTTCACTGTCAAATTTCCAATTTTTACCCCAGAAATCACTAGTCATGACAATCACGGTCCTAAAAGAACTGCTTTATTTGGGAGGGGAGGGAAGAAATCTGGACAATAGCATTTATGGTATAAACCACAGCAACTAGCAGTTGAAGCTGGCAAAGAGAACTGACTAGAGATGTCCACTGAAAGCTCAAAGATCATACCACTGACCTTGATAATAAGGAAAAAAAAGTGTACTTGCCTATATTTGATAATATAATACTAAACTAAACTTGGTAACATATGGTTATAACTCATCCCAAGTAATGCAGTGCAGGAGCAAAGGCATCAATCATTCCCATCTCATTTTTTACAAAATTAGCTTAGTGATAAAAGCATTTGATGTTATGAAGTTGCAGTCTTCATATATTTACAATTTGTCATTCTATCGGAATTCAAAATTTtagaaacttttatatataaaaaatgtaaCTTTGAATTGCAGAAACTCATATCGAAGATGGAATCATACCCTCAAATTCCTGAAGGtaattaaaaatcatatatgTATAAGAGCGACGTTTATTTAAACCAATCAATAATAAAAGGTAAATGCTATGGTACTAAATTGCTATAAGCCCAATAAAAGCATGTGACAAGTTCCCAGAgagaaaaaaacacaaaatatgaTTCCACCATCGGATTGCTAATAGGTGAGAAAAAGAAGCAGAGGTACAGTTGAGAACAAGTTTCTGACCTTAATTTTTCCAAAGGAAGACAGCCCAGATCGATATTACATATTGGACAATAATCTACTCCGTCGTCTGAAATCTTCCGATATATGCACTTTCTGCAAACTGAATTAATGAAATTTCAGAAACGGAAAAGAAATCAGAAGTTGCCCTAAACTTATTTTGTGAACAAATATTGAGAAAAACATCTAGTTAGTGAATAATATTATTCAAACATATATATCTGCATATGATGAACTCTGCAAAGAACCATTAAGCTACTGGTTTCTGAGTttccaaataatatatataactaaAAGTTTTTGATATTAATAATGTAGAACGAAAAGTACTAAAAATGCAAAGAGTCTAACAGTAGAATTACGAAACAACCACGTCAAAATAAAGACAAAAGAAACCAAATCAAGATAAAGTAGAACGGCCGAAAGAAGAAACGCATCCCACCCACCCACCCAGATTGAGATTATCAACAATGTAAAAACACAAAATCAGTATTGTGAAGAAGAATCGAAGAGTTGAAGAAAGTAATTACACGTATGAAGACATTCAGATATGGTGGTAGCATTTCTCAGTAACTTATCGCAGAGAGGACAAGTCATGCATGCTgcaattctttctcttttcaccTTCACACTCTTATTCGCCATTTCTCTATCTCAAACTAGATCCCTCTTCgaacctcttcttcttcctcacttCAATCACGTATATACTATATTAATTACTTagctatatataaataaattcaGCAACTGCATGATACAATCGAGAAACAAAACATTCGAGATTCACGTCCATGTCTCTGCATTCGACCCAGAAGTAACATCAAAATAAGCAGAATGATAACAATTAACACAACTCGGTAGACATTAATTCTTATATGGAGATGTAAACATAGAAATAGAAGAGAAACTTGATACTCTTTGATGATCTGTGTAGATTATATAAAGAGAAGATTTCTGAGATTTCGAGACTTTGTGGAGAATCGACGTGGGTTTTGGTGGATTTGGAGAGAGAGAGCTAAATGGATGATCTAAATCTGTAAAAGAGGTTGGGTTGGGGTCGTCGAAGAAAAAGCATGAACCAAGAGTTTCTTTGTttttatgttctttttatttatttatttatttaatttcaaaaaacaaTAGATCGAtgcataataaaaataattattttattattgttaCCATGGTGTAAATGTGTACTAGATCCTTAGAAGGGATAAAGTGCGCCAGGGATGCGCAGGAAAAACAAAATGCCCAGGCATCCGTGTCTCCTATGAGGGATGgcgagctttgccttgccagctAGGAGTGTGTTTATAAGTGCATGTTAGCAAGGCGTGCAATGTGTTTCTGTATTTATTTTCTGAATAAAAGGTAGTAGTATTAAGATACtcgttattattaattattaatagtccttcaattttatacatttttgTAGAAAATTTCTTAACTACTATACTTGTAATTTCTGTAACAGGATTAGAAGGACCAGACAGGTCAAAAAGCCTTAAATAATACAACTAACCACTGCATTATTTTGAAAAGAAATTAGGGTTAATTCCAAAACAAGGACCGTAATGGTTGATATTTGCAAATCGATGACTTTTGGGGTATATTATCAAATTTGACTattaataatttcaaaataaataaataaaattactatataactacattttttatttttcaaaattattatttttttttaaagttttctctctaaacattaattttctctcATCACTAAACACCTAATAAGGGTCTGCTTTGATGAAGGTTTAACATGGTTCATTAAAGAGAGGAGAGTGGAGGTTATTTAGTGAATCTCGGACTAAAATTGGGGGTATTTCAAGGTTTTCTAACCTTCATTTAACCCACATTTAACCATCACCTCCATTTAAACTACTTCCCAAATAATGTTAGAAAAATAACCTCCCTTTAATTAACCTCATCTAACCCCAAAACAAGCAGACCCTAAATAACTTCAAAACCAAAatgttgaaaaattaaaattgtttagaatatcattaaatttttaacaaaattttttGGAGGTCATTAACGGTCACATTGGCAATGTTAACCCAAAAATTCTAGATTTGCAAATATCAACAAATACAATTCtcattatgaaaaaaaaaaaccctccaTCTACAAAACAGTATAATCACAGGGATTGTTTTTGAAATTAACCAAAACAATTATCTGTGTGATTCTTGTTTATAGTGGGAGATTAATCTCTCatattttgtcttttttttttaataactatGTTTTTTAAAACACATATTTAAGTCTTTATTAATTTAATCTTATTGGATATGATAGGATCCGACCCTATTGGATCTGACCCGGTTGAATGAAAAAACATGACTTTTCATCATGACTTTTCATTTtgtatataaagaaaaataaacgcTCTTTTTTAAGGTTAGTTAcagtaattttataaaaaaaaaagttagttaCAGTAATACTAAGAAACAGAAAACTTTTCCTCTTATCTCTCATATTTCGTTTGTATTGACAAAATCAAGAGTTTCTACTTAGATATCTTACAAGAGATATTTATACCATGAAATTAATCTTCATAGTTCGTCATTAAGTTGATATGATTATGATATTTGATACATGTTTTATGATATTTGACATGATTAATTGTGTGTTAATCACGTAATAAATCAACAACTTTGCATTGATTAAttctttttaaataaatatattaagattttgatcaatatttttttaacaCACTAAGtccataattttttaaattgaaatattaagCTTTTGATTATGTTTTAACACATTAATCTCTTTTTGGATAATTCAATTATTTGTGTAATTCAAATTTCATTTAGTGCAGTTGGAACTATTAGCatgtaattattttaaaacgtaTTATCACACTAGAtaatttcttaaattatttactctggaggaatattaatattttgacaGTTTCACACATGCTAAACAAAGTTTGAATTATTCACATATCTGATTGTAAAAATATAGGTTTtaatatgttaaaaaataattgatcaaatgTTTATATTATATCCATTATCCATTTAAAAGAGTAGAACTTAATGcgttaaaatatcattaatcaattacttaataaattcatttaaaagattaaattaatcagtaaaaaaatgaattgatgggaaattcaaatatacattttattttatttttaaattc encodes:
- the LOC136218186 gene encoding E3 ubiquitin protein ligase DRIP2-like isoform X2, with protein sequence MRLMLIWPDHNLQDVRAKIFPFKRRKVEAPEVATSVALPVRRKERSLSSLVVSAPKVSTQTTTGRRTKHVQRKATALRGCSFPTEKHIKNEEYPAEDNLKNTSSPETVNKFKQNTRQNSSSIEVTRFASNNGGENGAESWNGKLDLWQPLNCLVEVANRTKSFKASSQVSNVKSESTQNRQNEPQVRRTKFKENKDKSNVEDEKNKTSAVPSDQATPKRLRRIRRRKAVKFGDSDISSQSVLDAASVKLERRTCSPVWFSLVASEDQEGDAPLPQIPTNYLRIKNGNLPVSFIQKYLMKKLDLASEAEVEIKCMGQPVLPTLLLYNLVDLWIQTISTSERVAASIGSSAKDFVMVLAYSRKNPDSE
- the LOC136218186 gene encoding E3 ubiquitin protein ligase DRIP2-like isoform X1, with the translated sequence MANKSVKVKRERIAACMTCPLCDKLLRNATTISECLHTFCRKCIYRKISDDGVDYCPICNIDLGCLPLEKLRPDHNLQDVRAKIFPFKRRKVEAPEVATSVALPVRRKERSLSSLVVSAPKVSTQTTTGRRTKHVQRKATALRGCSFPTEKHIKNEEYPAEDNLKNTSSPETVNKFKQNTRQNSSSIEVTRFASNNGGENGAESWNGKLDLWQPLNCLVEVANRTKSFKASSQVSNVKSESTQNRQNEPQVRRTKFKENKDKSNVEDEKNKTSAVPSDQATPKRLRRIRRRKAVKFGDSDISSQSVLDAASVKLERRTCSPVWFSLVASEDQEGDAPLPQIPTNYLRIKNGNLPVSFIQKYLMKKLDLASEAEVEIKCMGQPVLPTLLLYNLVDLWIQTISTSERVAASIGSSAKDFVMVLAYSRKNPDSE